Proteins found in one Homalodisca vitripennis isolate AUS2020 chromosome 4, UT_GWSS_2.1, whole genome shotgun sequence genomic segment:
- the LOC124360736 gene encoding uncharacterized protein LOC124360736: MGDTDIVPVSRLIALVRQRPVLWDRQQEVYKNRKLTRKAWTEICEDLIDGYDGLTDSEKKATGKNVIGKWANLRDNWLRYWRKRQELLRIGSPTKSLKKYIHHDQLLFLSKVYDDQEIEQEVEEIQVDVDVISDPEMDSPRSNSSQNLWDISSEENRLEENHFQPQAGSHLYFFHSIMPMICEFNNDQVLDFQSAVLESIKRIKFGGNYVNITPGHTLPLLALIPAPVPAPVIKKEQPSNVVSIATNTVEQLQQIKQESDDVSKNKNSTVLQTKETLPIPSVCDKIEKCPLLKLKTNETKHIQELKQDSADLSHLQRVIYKLERISKRFVTSHFKSSYCQYGAYIESLLRGLSPRNIQYLKRNIVKEILRVKSLEKQKKSNSKKKSTQQNTCYTEMQKDDVTLSTPHTSKELSSLSNQSKDINIEIPSLRDIKNNSLYQVPNNKSSDLENNNLKSLGSCSTSLKGVDSFNQNNQTNFTSSEGNMYSCQQKREFVETSGTKPLSRTLRKRQKILNN, translated from the exons ATGGGCGACACGGACATAGTGCCTGTCTCCCGTCTCATCGCCTTGGTGCGGCAGCGACCCGTGCTGTGGGATCGCCAACAAGAGGTATACAAGAACAGGAAACTGACGAGAAAGGCCTGGACCGAGATATGTGAGGACCTCATTGACGGATATGACGGGCTAACCGACTCGGAGAAGAAAGCCACTG GTAAAAATGTCATCGGTAAATGGGCCAACCTAAGAGACAACTGGCTTCGTTACTGGCGAAAACGGCAGGAACTGTTGAGAATAGGCTCACCGACAAAGTCACTCAAGAAATACATTCATCATGACCAACTTCTATTTCTGTCCAAGGTGTACGATGACCAAGAAATTGAACAAGAAGTCGAAGAGATTCAAGTTGATGTTGATGTAATATCGGACCCAGAAATGGATTCACCTCGAAGTAATAGTTCACAGAATCTGTGGGACATTTCATCTGAAGAGAACAGGCTTGAAGAAAATCATTTTCAACCTCAGGCAGGATCACACCTTTACTTTTTTCACAGCATAATGCCAATGATATGTGAATTCAATAACGATCAAGTATTGGACTTTCAGTCAGCTGTACTAGAAAGCATTAAACGTATAAAATTTGGTGGAAATTATGTTAACATTACTCCAGGCCACACCTTGCCTCTTCTAGCTCTCATACCAGCACCTGTACCA gCTCCTGTCATCAAAAAAGAACAACCTTCAAACGTAGTATCCATAGCTACTAACACAGTTGAACAGCTACAGCAAATCAAACAGGAATCTGATGATGTTTCCAAGAACAAAAATTCTACTGTATTACAAACGAAGGAAACTTTACCAATTCCTTCAGTttgtgataaaatagaaaaatgtccccttctaaaactaaaaactaatgaAACTAAACATATACAAGAGTTAAAACAAGATTCTGCTGATCTTTCACATTTACAAAGGGTTATTTATAAACTGGAACGTATTTCAAAAAGATTTGTAACATCCCATTTTAAGTCTTCGTATTGCCAGTATGGAGCTTATATTGAATCACTGTTGAGGGGACTTTCACCCAGAAATATTCAATACCTTAAGAGAAATATAGTCAAAGAAATTCTGAGGGTAAAATCTTTGGAGAAGCAAAAGAAATCCAACTCAAAGAAGAAATCAACTCAACAGAATACTTGCTATACAGAGATGCAGAAGGATGATGTTACGTTGAGTACACCTCATACTTCCAAGGAGCTGTCTTCTCTTTCAAATCAAAGTaaagatattaatattgaaattccatctcttagagatattaaaaacaattctctTTATCAAGTTCCTAATAACAAATCCAGTGATTTAGAGAACAATAACTTAAAATCTCTTGGCTCCTGCTCTACCTCTCTTAAAGGAGTTGATTCGTTCAACCAAAACAACCAAACCAATTTTACTTCATCAGAAGGAAATATGTACAGCTGTCAACAAAAAAG